A region of Pyxidicoccus parkwaysis DNA encodes the following proteins:
- a CDS encoding S41 family peptidase, with protein sequence MMKARSLTAALLLTLSSGPALAQAEPPRAPRMPPRRAPPTSPGSERPAPRGMSKADRDAALTAIAAALRESYVFPEKVPAIIERLEQSRKAGRYDLEDAGVLSERITVDLQAASSDRHLYLNHDPVQYAAEQQRAEHGTPDEAAGPDELLRREALRDHHGLSEMKLLPGNLRYLRITGFEWVRDETGTVYDDAMRFLKDGDAIIIDLRGNGGGEHAAVRYLVSHFLDGDVLELTFLAGKNPPVQSRTLEHVPAGRLKGKPLYVLIDGNVASAGEAFAYDVAQFKLGELVGAKTVGAANNNRYVPIRPGFVLSVSFGRPVHAISNTNWEGVGVLPTVEAPPTQALETAQLLALKRLSEAPGVSPEALADYEWARLDVEARLRPTTVPVERLKSLAGRYGDFEVALREGSLWMMRPGRPDRRLSPLTADGLFAVDGSDMLRVRFKPKTMETLWRGAPAPRVYPRS encoded by the coding sequence ATGATGAAAGCCCGAAGCCTGACCGCCGCACTGCTGCTCACGCTGTCCAGTGGCCCCGCGCTCGCGCAAGCCGAGCCTCCGCGTGCCCCGCGCATGCCGCCACGTCGTGCGCCGCCCACGTCCCCAGGCAGTGAGCGCCCCGCGCCGCGCGGAATGTCGAAGGCGGACCGCGACGCCGCGCTCACGGCCATCGCCGCGGCCCTCCGCGAGTCCTACGTCTTCCCGGAGAAGGTCCCCGCCATCATCGAGCGGCTGGAGCAGTCCCGGAAGGCCGGGCGCTATGACCTCGAGGACGCCGGAGTCCTCTCCGAGCGCATCACCGTGGACCTGCAGGCCGCGAGCTCGGACCGTCACCTCTACCTGAACCACGACCCGGTGCAGTACGCCGCCGAGCAGCAACGTGCCGAGCACGGGACACCAGATGAGGCCGCAGGCCCCGACGAGCTCCTCCGCCGCGAGGCCCTGAGAGACCACCACGGCCTCTCGGAGATGAAGCTGCTGCCCGGCAACCTGCGCTACCTGCGCATCACCGGCTTCGAGTGGGTCCGCGACGAGACGGGCACCGTCTACGACGACGCGATGCGCTTCCTGAAGGACGGCGACGCCATCATCATCGACCTGAGAGGCAACGGCGGCGGTGAGCACGCGGCCGTGCGCTACCTGGTCAGCCACTTCCTCGACGGGGACGTGCTGGAGCTGACCTTCCTCGCGGGAAAGAATCCGCCGGTGCAGTCGCGCACGCTGGAGCACGTGCCGGCGGGACGGCTGAAGGGCAAGCCGCTCTACGTCCTCATCGACGGCAACGTGGCCTCCGCGGGCGAGGCCTTCGCGTATGACGTGGCGCAGTTCAAGCTGGGCGAGCTGGTGGGCGCGAAGACGGTGGGCGCGGCCAACAACAACCGCTACGTCCCCATCCGCCCGGGCTTCGTGCTGAGCGTCTCCTTCGGCCGCCCCGTCCACGCCATCAGCAACACCAACTGGGAGGGCGTCGGCGTGCTGCCCACCGTGGAGGCCCCGCCCACGCAGGCGCTGGAGACCGCCCAACTGCTCGCGCTGAAGCGCCTGTCGGAAGCACCGGGCGTGTCTCCCGAAGCGCTCGCGGACTACGAGTGGGCGCGGCTCGATGTCGAGGCCCGCCTCCGTCCGACCACCGTCCCGGTGGAGCGGCTGAAGTCCCTGGCCGGGCGCTACGGAGACTTCGAGGTGGCGCTGCGCGAGGGCTCGCTCTGGATGATGCGTCCGGGCCGGCCCGACCGGCGCTTGTCTCCGCTGACGGCGGATGGACTGTTCGCCGTCGACGGCTCCGACATGCTGCGCGTGCGCTTCAAGCCGAAGACGATGGAGACGCTTTGGCGCGGAGCCCCGGCTCCGCGGGTGTATCCGCGGAGCTGA
- a CDS encoding MarR family winged helix-turn-helix transcriptional regulator has protein sequence MSTGPRTLGTLLRTLIEQLDGAVEQAYQSAGLDYRPRYTPIIRTLMAQGPVSIRAIAQQAKVSHSAVSQTVSQMVNAGLVELQPGADARERIVALTPRARTMLPALERQWAATNAAAEQLDKELSAPLSRVLAEALQALEREPFDARLEKAAAKLKPPPRKGKSRE, from the coding sequence ATGAGCACCGGACCCCGCACGCTTGGAACGCTGCTGCGCACCCTCATCGAGCAGCTCGACGGCGCCGTCGAGCAGGCGTACCAGAGCGCGGGCCTCGACTACCGCCCGCGCTACACGCCCATCATCCGGACGCTGATGGCGCAGGGCCCGGTCTCCATCCGCGCCATTGCCCAGCAGGCGAAGGTCAGCCACTCCGCCGTGAGTCAGACGGTGTCGCAGATGGTCAACGCGGGCCTGGTGGAGCTCCAGCCCGGCGCCGACGCCCGCGAGCGCATCGTCGCGCTGACGCCGCGAGCCCGGACCATGCTCCCCGCCCTGGAGCGCCAGTGGGCGGCGACCAACGCGGCGGCGGAGCAGCTCGACAAGGAGCTCTCCGCGCCACTGTCCCGCGTCCTCGCCGAGGCACTGCAAGCGCTGGAGCGCGAGCCCTTCGACGCGCGGCTGGAGAAGGCCGCCGCGAAGCTGAAGCCTCCGCCGCGCAAGGGCAAGTCCCGCGAGTAG
- a CDS encoding glycoside hydrolase family 43 protein, whose translation MRKFPRILALTLLSAVSAFASGCGDERIDTPLAEAGSVSAPLVCSTRITYGERWIRPSGHTAQYDIASDLVTWDGTCVNEGSNSYAVLSNGWKPYFTGNNACVLALDTDCAGATACSTRVTYAASWLHPSGHTAQYDDVGGRVFWDRGCTNSGSNSYASLSNGWAPYFSGNNACGMSFRYTGCGGLYQNPVVSVDCADPGVIHDGTRYVAACTSGGAANAFPLRTSTDLVTWTSAGSIFPSASKPTWATGDFWAPEIHKVGTRYIAYFTARHSDGKLSIGAATSASALGPFTDLGRPLVHDTTMGMIDATFFTSTTGAPYLVWKADGNAVGQPTPIYGQALAADGLSLVGTRQTLISNNLSWEGGVVEAPWVVARGGYYYLFYSGNSYANSTYAVGVARATSPLGPYTKLGSPILKTAGGWTGPGHNSVVTAPGGDTYMVYHAWNSAHTARVMLVDAITWPNGWPAVPSAPSAGSRPMP comes from the coding sequence ATGAGGAAGTTCCCTCGCATCCTGGCTCTCACCCTGTTGAGCGCCGTCTCTGCCTTCGCATCCGGCTGTGGCGATGAGCGCATCGACACCCCGCTCGCGGAGGCCGGCAGCGTCAGTGCTCCGCTCGTGTGCAGCACTCGCATCACCTACGGCGAGCGGTGGATTCGTCCCTCGGGGCACACCGCGCAGTACGACATCGCGAGTGATTTGGTGACGTGGGACGGTACCTGCGTCAACGAGGGCAGCAACTCGTACGCGGTGCTCTCCAACGGGTGGAAGCCGTACTTCACTGGCAACAACGCGTGTGTCCTGGCGCTCGACACGGACTGTGCCGGGGCCACCGCGTGCTCGACGCGCGTCACGTATGCGGCGTCGTGGCTGCACCCGTCGGGGCACACCGCGCAGTACGACGACGTGGGCGGGCGCGTGTTTTGGGACCGGGGCTGCACGAACTCGGGTAGCAATTCGTACGCGTCGCTCTCCAACGGGTGGGCGCCGTACTTCAGCGGCAACAACGCGTGCGGCATGTCCTTCCGCTACACGGGCTGCGGCGGGCTGTACCAGAACCCGGTGGTCTCCGTGGACTGCGCGGACCCGGGCGTCATCCATGATGGGACGCGGTACGTCGCCGCGTGCACGTCGGGTGGCGCGGCGAACGCGTTCCCCCTGCGCACGTCGACGGACCTGGTGACGTGGACGAGCGCGGGCTCCATCTTTCCGTCCGCGTCGAAGCCCACGTGGGCGACGGGCGACTTCTGGGCGCCGGAAATCCACAAGGTGGGGACGCGCTACATCGCGTACTTCACCGCTCGGCACTCGGACGGGAAGCTGTCCATCGGCGCGGCGACGTCGGCGAGCGCGCTCGGGCCGTTCACGGACCTCGGCCGGCCGCTCGTGCACGACACGACGATGGGGATGATTGATGCCACCTTCTTCACCAGCACCACCGGCGCGCCGTACCTGGTGTGGAAGGCGGACGGCAACGCGGTGGGGCAGCCGACGCCCATCTACGGGCAGGCGCTGGCGGCGGATGGCCTGTCGCTGGTGGGCACGCGCCAGACGCTCATCAGCAACAACCTCTCGTGGGAGGGCGGCGTCGTCGAGGCGCCGTGGGTCGTCGCTCGGGGCGGTTACTACTACCTCTTCTACAGCGGTAACTCGTATGCCAACAGCACCTACGCCGTGGGCGTCGCGCGGGCGACGAGCCCGCTGGGCCCGTACACCAAGCTGGGCTCGCCGATTCTCAAGACGGCCGGCGGCTGGACGGGGCCGGGACACAACTCCGTCGTCACCGCGCCGGGCGGAGACACGTACATGGTCTACCACGCGTGGAACAGCGCCCACACGGCGCGGGTGATGCTCGTGGATGCCATCACGTGGCCCAATGGCTGGCCCGCGGTTCCGTCCGCGCCGTCCGCGGGCTCGCGGCCCATGCCGTAG
- a CDS encoding LysR family transcriptional regulator, which yields MEFRQLQLFIVVAEELHFGRAAARVGMAQPPFSQQIRRLESELGVQLLARTSRRVALTPAGSRLLEDARALLAKRADVITTVRQAARGETGTLRVGFAASSAFGVLPDIVLRFRTRFPAVKLEVDDRDTLNVGAALTTGELDLAIIRAPFQHEGVTVERLLRERFALALPARHPRARQQAVALSSLANEPFVLFPRNSAPGLHDTVTSMCLAAGFSPRIVQEATSWTSVIGMVEAGLGLTIAPMSAQALRPKGVVFRALRDASGHAELSIAFAGKQPSPAAAHFRAVAHEAAARRQ from the coding sequence ATGGAATTCCGTCAGCTCCAGCTCTTCATCGTCGTGGCGGAGGAGCTTCACTTCGGCCGGGCCGCCGCGCGGGTGGGCATGGCGCAGCCTCCGTTCAGTCAGCAGATTCGCAGGCTGGAGTCGGAGCTGGGCGTGCAGCTCCTCGCCCGCACGAGCCGACGCGTGGCCCTCACGCCCGCCGGAAGCAGACTGCTGGAGGACGCTCGCGCGCTGCTGGCGAAGCGCGCGGACGTCATCACCACCGTCCGTCAGGCGGCGCGCGGAGAGACGGGGACCTTGCGAGTGGGCTTCGCTGCCTCATCCGCCTTCGGCGTGTTGCCCGACATCGTGCTCCGCTTCCGGACGCGATTCCCGGCGGTGAAGCTGGAGGTCGATGACCGGGACACGCTCAACGTCGGCGCCGCGCTCACCACCGGCGAGCTGGACCTGGCCATCATCCGCGCGCCCTTCCAGCACGAGGGCGTGACGGTGGAGCGGCTGCTACGGGAGCGCTTCGCGCTTGCGCTCCCGGCGAGGCATCCCCGGGCACGTCAGCAAGCCGTCGCGCTGTCCTCGCTGGCGAATGAGCCCTTCGTCCTCTTCCCTCGGAACTCAGCGCCCGGTCTGCACGACACGGTGACGAGCATGTGCCTCGCCGCGGGCTTCTCTCCGCGCATCGTCCAGGAAGCCACCTCGTGGACCTCGGTCATCGGCATGGTGGAAGCGGGGCTCGGGCTCACGATTGCGCCCATGTCCGCCCAGGCGCTCCGTCCGAAGGGCGTGGTCTTCCGCGCGCTGCGAGATGCCTCGGGCCATGCGGAGCTGTCGATTGCCTTCGCGGGCAAGCAGCCCTCACCCGCCGCCGCGCACTTCCGCGCCGTGGCACATGAGGCCGCGGCGCGGAGGCAGTAA
- a CDS encoding S9 family peptidase, translating to MSSPFLAVGLLVTTLASAPVATPLTPDARLQERLELADRFVRMPELMRDSLVPPKWLSEGDRLVFWSEDAGTWVLFHGRTGAMKPLLSGAELRAQLSGLVGHPVSSLRFTDVAIAPDQRSIVFRHEGKVFGLGLTDGRVSAIAPEALSALALSWKHFISPTGGAVAEQRDEGFTVRRADGSVVVERGGEEHYGWRIPENPWSPDGRFLAVIRDDLRGVHKVPVVDYSSALEKVTWVPYAKSGTPLPKRELHIIEVATGRVTDVAPAEGETHDFFIGWRPDSGEALSLHLSRDGKRLDLTGAEPVSGKRRRVLREERPETFVVGLDLEVGGFAKQVRFLPDSKSFLWMSERDGWRHVYLYDVTGRLVRQVTRGAFPVHEVLGVSGDAVFVLASADSGAPYEQLFYRGSLKGGALKRLSPGSGMHRITLAPSGAYYVDAWSSRTQPRLREVASTDGKTRVRLTTSDASALVELGYKPPEALTVMAADGVTPLHGVLYTPRDFDPSKRYPVIAYIYAGPFMTIVPWSYVSWPGALCSSMAQMGFVVVMLDPRGTPGRSKAFQDANYGRVGQTEIPDYVAGLKQAAATRPWMDLERVGIHGHSWGGYFALRGMLTAPEFFKAGYAGAPGALEEEAIINEPYLGLPGVNPAAYEAGSNVALAGKLQGQLKMMHGTSDVNATLSTTMRMAEALIRAGKHFELLIMPGQPHGPVPPADRYYRDDVLQFFVRTLGGPR from the coding sequence ATGAGCAGCCCATTCCTTGCTGTCGGCCTCCTGGTGACGACCCTGGCGAGCGCGCCCGTCGCGACGCCACTGACTCCGGACGCGAGGCTCCAGGAGCGGTTGGAACTCGCCGACCGGTTCGTCCGGATGCCGGAGCTCATGCGCGACAGCCTCGTGCCGCCGAAATGGCTCAGCGAGGGAGACCGGCTGGTGTTCTGGTCGGAGGATGCCGGGACGTGGGTCCTCTTCCACGGCCGGACGGGAGCGATGAAGCCGCTGCTCTCTGGTGCCGAGCTGCGGGCCCAGCTCTCGGGACTGGTGGGGCATCCGGTCTCCTCGCTCCGGTTCACCGACGTCGCCATTGCTCCGGACCAACGGAGCATCGTGTTCCGTCACGAGGGCAAGGTGTTCGGGCTGGGGCTGACGGACGGCCGCGTGTCCGCCATTGCTCCGGAGGCCCTGTCCGCGCTGGCCCTGTCGTGGAAGCACTTCATCTCTCCGACGGGTGGCGCCGTCGCGGAACAGCGAGACGAAGGCTTCACCGTGCGTCGCGCGGACGGGAGCGTGGTGGTGGAGCGCGGCGGTGAGGAGCACTACGGCTGGCGCATTCCGGAGAACCCGTGGTCACCGGACGGCCGCTTCCTGGCTGTCATACGCGATGACCTGCGCGGCGTGCACAAGGTGCCGGTGGTGGACTACTCCTCCGCGCTGGAGAAGGTGACGTGGGTGCCCTATGCGAAGTCGGGGACGCCGCTGCCGAAGCGCGAGCTCCACATCATCGAGGTGGCGACGGGCCGTGTGACGGACGTGGCTCCCGCCGAGGGCGAGACGCACGACTTCTTCATCGGCTGGCGTCCCGACAGCGGCGAGGCGCTGAGTCTCCACCTCTCTCGTGACGGCAAGCGGTTGGACCTGACTGGAGCGGAGCCGGTGTCCGGCAAGCGCCGGCGCGTGCTGCGCGAGGAGCGGCCGGAGACGTTCGTGGTGGGGCTGGATTTGGAGGTGGGCGGCTTCGCGAAGCAGGTCCGCTTCCTGCCGGACAGCAAGAGCTTCCTCTGGATGTCGGAGCGCGACGGCTGGCGGCACGTGTACCTGTATGACGTGACGGGCCGGCTCGTGCGGCAGGTGACGCGTGGGGCCTTCCCGGTGCACGAGGTGTTGGGCGTGAGCGGTGACGCGGTCTTCGTGCTGGCCTCCGCCGACAGCGGCGCGCCGTACGAGCAACTCTTCTACCGGGGCAGCCTGAAGGGCGGCGCGCTGAAGCGGCTGTCGCCGGGCTCGGGCATGCACCGAATCACGCTGGCACCGTCGGGGGCGTACTACGTCGACGCGTGGTCCTCACGGACGCAGCCGCGTCTGCGGGAAGTGGCCTCCACGGATGGAAAGACGCGCGTGCGCCTCACGACGTCGGATGCGAGCGCACTCGTGGAGCTGGGCTACAAGCCACCGGAGGCGCTCACGGTGATGGCCGCCGACGGTGTGACGCCGCTGCATGGAGTGCTTTACACGCCGCGCGACTTCGACCCCTCGAAGCGCTACCCGGTGATTGCATACATCTATGCCGGGCCGTTCATGACGATTGTTCCCTGGAGCTACGTCAGCTGGCCCGGTGCGCTGTGTTCCTCGATGGCGCAGATGGGCTTCGTGGTGGTGATGCTGGACCCGCGAGGGACGCCGGGCCGGAGCAAGGCGTTCCAGGATGCGAACTACGGCCGCGTGGGCCAGACGGAGATTCCCGACTACGTCGCGGGACTGAAGCAGGCCGCGGCCACGCGCCCGTGGATGGATTTGGAGCGGGTGGGCATCCACGGCCATTCCTGGGGCGGCTACTTCGCGCTGCGCGGCATGCTGACGGCGCCGGAGTTCTTCAAGGCCGGCTACGCGGGAGCTCCGGGCGCGCTGGAGGAAGAAGCCATCATCAACGAGCCCTACCTTGGACTGCCGGGCGTGAATCCGGCGGCCTACGAGGCGGGCTCCAACGTCGCGCTCGCTGGGAAGCTCCAGGGTCAGCTCAAGATGATGCACGGCACGAGCGATGTGAATGCGACGCTCTCCACGACGATGCGCATGGCCGAGGCGCTCATCCGCGCGGGCAAGCACTTCGAGCTGCTCATCATGCCGGGACAGCCTCACGGCCCCGTGCCGCCCGCGGACCGTTACTACCGCGATGACGTGCTCCAGTTCTTCGTGCGGACCCTGGGTGGTCCGCGCTGA